A single region of the Leptolyngbyaceae cyanobacterium genome encodes:
- a CDS encoding AAA family ATPase encodes MKEELSVLIQAQYPLIYLVTSEEERAEQAISTIAQMKPQRRVFVWTVTQGMVEHGQPRSIQHNTVSPQAAIEWAMNRQRDPQRDSSIFIFKDLHPFFNDPQTTRWLRDAIASFKGTQKSIILMSPVQTIPIELEKEVVVLDFPLPDMAELNQVLTQHLDTARARRLTTEAREKLLRAALGLTKDEAEKVYRKAQVTTGRLTEAEVDIVLSEKKQLIRRNGILEYIEEDETIDSVGGLEELKRWLKQRSNAFTERAREYGLPQPKGMLILGVPGCGKSLIAKTTSRLWGLPLLRLDMGRVYDGSMVGRSEANLRNALKTAESISPVILFIDELDKAFAGSAGSADSDGGTSSRIFGSFLTWMQEKSSPVFVMATANRVERLPGEFLRKGRFDEIFFVDLPTPEERQEIFNIHIAKRHRELSRFDLDQLAKVSDGFSGAEIEQALVAAMYEAFAQDREFTQLDIIAAIKATQPLSRTMTEQVTALRDWARQRARPAAASVAEYQRMEF; translated from the coding sequence ATGAAAGAAGAACTAAGCGTTCTGATTCAAGCTCAATACCCTCTGATCTACCTCGTTACTTCCGAGGAAGAGCGGGCAGAGCAGGCAATATCAACAATCGCTCAAATGAAACCTCAGCGACGGGTTTTTGTCTGGACGGTAACCCAAGGAATGGTCGAACACGGCCAACCTCGCAGCATCCAGCATAACACCGTTTCGCCACAAGCGGCGATTGAGTGGGCGATGAACCGACAGCGAGACCCACAGCGAGATTCTAGTATTTTCATCTTCAAAGATCTGCATCCGTTCTTTAACGATCCTCAGACAACGCGATGGCTGAGGGATGCGATCGCCAGCTTTAAGGGCACCCAAAAAAGCATCATCTTGATGTCCCCGGTGCAAACAATACCTATAGAGTTGGAGAAGGAAGTTGTAGTTCTGGATTTCCCGCTACCGGACATGGCAGAGCTGAATCAGGTTTTAACCCAACACTTAGATACGGCTCGTGCTCGTAGATTGACGACGGAAGCGAGGGAAAAACTCTTAAGAGCAGCCCTGGGTTTAACCAAGGATGAAGCGGAAAAAGTATACCGCAAAGCTCAAGTTACCACAGGTCGCTTAACCGAAGCCGAAGTAGACATCGTTCTTTCTGAGAAAAAGCAATTAATCCGACGTAACGGCATACTGGAATATATCGAAGAAGACGAAACTATAGATTCCGTAGGTGGCTTAGAAGAGCTAAAGAGATGGCTGAAGCAACGCTCCAATGCTTTTACAGAAAGAGCTAGAGAGTATGGTTTGCCTCAACCGAAAGGAATGCTGATCCTGGGCGTACCGGGATGCGGTAAGTCACTGATCGCCAAAACAACTTCCCGCCTTTGGGGTTTGCCACTGTTGCGGCTGGACATGGGAAGAGTGTATGACGGCTCAATGGTGGGTCGCTCAGAGGCTAATCTCAGAAATGCACTAAAGACGGCTGAATCAATTTCTCCAGTTATTCTGTTCATTGATGAGTTAGATAAAGCTTTTGCAGGTAGCGCAGGCTCGGCTGACTCCGATGGAGGCACTTCAAGCCGAATATTCGGTTCCTTCCTGACATGGATGCAAGAGAAAAGTTCTCCTGTGTTTGTGATGGCAACTGCCAACAGAGTGGAAAGGTTACCAGGGGAATTTTTGAGGAAGGGCCGTTTTGATGAGATTTTCTTTGTAGATTTGCCTACTCCAGAAGAACGTCAAGAGATATTTAATATTCATATAGCTAAGCGACATCGGGAACTATCTCGCTTCGATCTCGATCAGCTGGCTAAAGTTTCAGATGGATTTTCTGGAGCGGAAATTGAGCAAGCGCTGGTAGCGGCAATGTATGAAGCGTTTGCCCAAGACAGAGAATTTACGCAGTTGGATATTATCGCTGCCATCAAGGCAACGCAACCGCTGTCTAGGACGATGACCGAGCAAGTAACAGCCCTGCGAGATTGGGCAAGACAGCGTGCTAGACCAGCTGCGGCTTCAGTCGCTGAGTATCAGCGAATGGAGTTCTAA
- the purM gene encoding phosphoribosylformylglycinamidine cyclo-ligase: MDYREAGVDVEAGRSFVEGIRTLVHRTHRPEVLGGLGGFSGFFQVPAGYQEPVLVSGTDGVGTKLKLAFDLNCHDSVGIDLVAMCVNDVLTSGAEPLFFLDYLATGHLDKTQLTQVVAGIAKGCEMAGCSLLGGETAEMPGFYGSGEYDLAGFCVGIVEKSQLLDGSQVKIGDVAIGLASAGVHSNGYSLVRKIVADGGFNWSDRPTQLEGQTLGEVLLTPTKVYVKPVLAARQAGLEIHGMAHVTGGGLPENLPRCLGKGLSIEIDPGKWPVLPIFDWIATAGNVSRKSMFETFNMGIGFMLLIPSNQVDRTINWFVSRDIAAYAIGQVIAGEGNLVGLPD, encoded by the coding sequence ATGGATTATCGAGAAGCGGGTGTTGATGTTGAAGCGGGTCGCTCTTTTGTAGAGGGAATTCGTACTTTAGTGCATCGTACCCATCGACCGGAAGTGCTTGGTGGACTAGGTGGTTTTAGCGGTTTTTTCCAAGTACCAGCAGGATATCAAGAACCCGTTTTGGTTTCAGGAACGGATGGTGTTGGTACGAAACTAAAGTTGGCTTTCGATCTGAACTGCCACGATAGCGTTGGAATCGATTTGGTAGCGATGTGCGTCAATGATGTTTTGACATCTGGGGCAGAACCTTTGTTTTTTTTGGATTATTTAGCTACTGGTCACCTGGACAAGACACAATTAACTCAGGTGGTTGCAGGTATCGCAAAAGGTTGTGAAATGGCTGGTTGTAGCCTTTTGGGAGGAGAGACAGCGGAAATGCCCGGTTTTTATGGATCGGGAGAGTACGATCTGGCTGGTTTTTGCGTGGGAATTGTGGAAAAAAGTCAATTGCTAGATGGTTCGCAAGTGAAAATAGGCGATGTAGCAATTGGGTTAGCCTCTGCTGGAGTTCACAGTAATGGCTACAGTTTGGTCAGAAAGATTGTTGCAGATGGTGGGTTTAACTGGAGCGATCGTCCTACTCAACTAGAAGGCCAAACTTTAGGGGAAGTTTTGTTGACACCTACTAAGGTTTACGTTAAGCCTGTCTTAGCTGCCCGCCAAGCTGGTTTGGAAATTCATGGCATGGCTCACGTTACGGGTGGGGGACTGCCGGAAAATTTACCTCGCTGTCTGGGAAAAGGGCTGTCTATTGAAATCGATCCCGGCAAATGGCCTGTTTTACCAATTTTTGATTGGATAGCTACCGCAGGTAATGTAAGCCGAAAATCTATGTTCGAGACTTTCAATATGGGAATCGGCTTTATGTTGTTAATACCTTCCAACCAAGTTGACCGAACGATTAATTGGTTTGTGTCTCGCGACATCGCTGCTTATGCGATCGGGCAGGTGATTGCTGGTGAAGGTAACCTTGTTGGTTTACCTGACTGA
- a CDS encoding septal ring lytic transglycosylase RlpA family protein produces the protein MNQRLWSGLIATLVTTALSATSSTHAEQPIAVENTTEANHLTASQPTNQANSQALDLVKVGSQSQKVSNADTYNEADATNSGTPTFQANAQTPEVVKVGEYQSRLGSDIDTTTIAKIQPHQLAGREAVTLYVRDIPVLTFLGTTSTNINTIKEGKTGDSKETSTSNHTEQKADSQSDPVWRATAIAARLNQLSRDNIDAKTITVIWNPENNSSRETPNLRTERNTARVQPQRESYIIKVDDEELVKIDANTRLPDTTNNLAQDALQVTNRLRRLIGNAEPLRNIAGRPAPQPVRIAFSRSPQVVSRSRGTASWYGPGFHGNRSANGEIFNQNALTAAHRTLPFGTRVKVTNLNTGLSVVVRINDRGPYSGGRIIDLSAAAARVIGMMGTGVAPVNLEVLGKQETVAIEEN, from the coding sequence ATGAATCAACGACTTTGGAGTGGCCTGATTGCCACCTTGGTAACAACTGCACTCAGTGCGACATCATCGACGCACGCTGAGCAACCAATAGCAGTTGAAAACACTACAGAAGCTAATCATTTAACAGCTTCTCAACCTACAAACCAGGCAAACTCTCAAGCCTTAGATTTAGTCAAGGTAGGTTCCCAATCCCAGAAAGTAAGTAATGCCGATACTTACAATGAGGCTGATGCCACGAATTCTGGTACTCCTACATTTCAAGCTAATGCACAAACCCCAGAAGTGGTTAAAGTAGGCGAGTATCAATCGCGACTTGGAAGCGACATCGATACAACTACGATCGCCAAAATTCAACCCCACCAGTTAGCAGGACGCGAAGCTGTCACGTTGTACGTTCGAGATATTCCAGTCCTGACGTTCTTGGGAACAACCTCAACTAACATCAATACCATCAAAGAAGGCAAAACTGGAGATAGCAAAGAAACATCTACCAGTAATCATACCGAACAAAAAGCTGATTCACAAAGCGATCCGGTTTGGCGAGCCACGGCGATCGCCGCCAGACTAAATCAGCTAAGCCGTGACAATATCGATGCGAAAACTATCACGGTCATCTGGAATCCAGAAAACAACTCTTCCAGGGAAACGCCGAATCTCCGCACAGAAAGAAATACAGCAAGAGTGCAACCCCAGCGAGAAAGCTACATCATTAAAGTTGATGATGAAGAACTGGTAAAAATAGACGCCAACACAAGGCTTCCCGACACCACCAATAATCTTGCCCAAGATGCCCTGCAAGTGACTAACCGACTGCGGCGACTAATCGGAAATGCCGAACCATTAAGAAATATTGCAGGTAGACCTGCTCCACAACCCGTGCGAATTGCTTTTTCTAGAAGTCCCCAAGTAGTATCGCGCTCTAGAGGTACTGCATCTTGGTACGGGCCTGGTTTTCATGGTAATCGCAGTGCTAATGGCGAAATATTTAATCAGAATGCTCTTACTGCCGCCCATCGCACCTTACCTTTTGGAACGCGGGTAAAAGTAACTAATCTTAACACCGGTCTTTCAGTAGTAGTGCGTATTAACGATCGCGGCCCGTATTCCGGTGGCCGAATCATTGACCTTTCCGCTGCCGCCGCACGAGTTATCGGCATGATGGGTACTGGTGTGGCTCCCGTTAACTTAGAGGTACTGGGTAAACAAGAAACGGTAGCTATTGAGGAAAATTAA
- a CDS encoding bifunctional pantoate--beta-alanine ligase/(d)CMP kinase produces the protein MLLFTTVAALRCYLRLSQLEQLSFIQDYAVNRPHSNVEAGRLTPYIGFFNQEVGLVPTMGALHQGHLSLIQRAKQQNGIVIVSIFVNPLQFGPTEDFQKYPRQLEHDWQLCEKVGVDAIFAPTPEEIGLAVGINSSEGSLTTTVVPPESMTSVLCGRSRIGHFQGVATIVTKLLNLVQPTRAYFGQKDAQQLAIIRRLVRDLNIPVEIVPCPIVREPSGLALSSRNQYLTAEQKEQAAVLYRSLQKAEQAFLAGERSTKELIAIAELELATVPAIEPEYVELVDTHTLMPLDKIEEVGLLAIAARLGSTRLIDNVLLRNRQPIVAIDGPAGAGKSTIARSLAQALGLLYLDTGAMYRAIAWLVLQLGISVDDQPAVAEIASKCKIELKQSEDTTFDGTSGESSLKSAPVLRVWINGQEVTQAIRSSEVTSHVSAIAAQKAVRSELVKQQQLWGETGGIVVEGRDIGTHVFPDAELKIYLTASVEERAKRRQQDLKNQGEKSLSLEEMQQTLSERDWKDSTRDIAPLQKAPDAIEINTDSLSIAEVTARIVSLYQERVGVQN, from the coding sequence GTGCTACTCTTTACGACAGTTGCTGCACTGCGCTGCTATTTGCGTTTAAGCCAGCTTGAACAACTATCGTTTATCCAAGACTATGCTGTTAATCGTCCTCACTCAAATGTTGAGGCAGGACGATTAACTCCCTACATCGGATTTTTTAACCAGGAAGTGGGTTTAGTTCCCACGATGGGAGCGTTACATCAGGGTCATCTCAGTCTTATTCAACGTGCTAAACAGCAAAACGGGATAGTTATCGTTAGTATTTTTGTTAATCCATTACAATTTGGGCCAACAGAGGATTTTCAAAAGTATCCCCGCCAGTTAGAACATGACTGGCAACTATGTGAAAAAGTTGGAGTAGATGCTATTTTTGCACCTACTCCAGAAGAAATTGGCCTAGCAGTTGGGATAAACTCATCTGAAGGCAGTCTTACTACAACTGTCGTGCCTCCCGAATCGATGACATCCGTGTTGTGCGGTCGTTCTCGGATCGGTCATTTTCAAGGAGTGGCGACGATCGTAACCAAGTTATTGAATTTGGTACAACCAACCAGGGCATATTTTGGCCAAAAGGATGCTCAGCAACTAGCTATTATCCGGCGTCTGGTGCGGGATCTGAACATACCTGTAGAGATTGTTCCTTGTCCGATCGTCAGAGAACCTTCCGGACTCGCGCTTAGTTCTCGCAATCAATATTTAACAGCAGAACAAAAAGAGCAGGCAGCAGTGTTGTATCGTAGTTTACAGAAGGCCGAACAAGCTTTCTTAGCTGGCGAACGCAGCACAAAAGAATTGATCGCGATCGCTGAGCTAGAATTAGCAACGGTTCCGGCTATTGAGCCAGAATACGTTGAATTAGTAGATACTCATACACTGATGCCTTTAGACAAAATAGAGGAGGTTGGACTTTTGGCGATCGCAGCGAGGTTGGGTTCTACTCGCCTCATAGACAATGTTCTACTCAGAAACCGTCAGCCCATTGTAGCCATTGATGGCCCCGCAGGAGCAGGTAAATCTACAATAGCTCGGTCTTTAGCCCAAGCGTTGGGCTTGCTATATCTAGATACGGGAGCTATGTATCGAGCGATCGCTTGGTTGGTGCTTCAATTAGGAATCTCCGTTGATGACCAACCGGCAGTAGCAGAAATAGCTAGTAAATGTAAAATTGAGCTTAAACAAAGCGAAGACACTACATTTGATGGAACTTCTGGAGAATCATCTTTAAAATCAGCCCCCGTCCTTCGAGTGTGGATTAACGGTCAGGAAGTTACCCAGGCGATTCGTTCATCGGAAGTAACGAGTCATGTTTCTGCGATCGCTGCTCAAAAAGCCGTTCGCTCCGAACTAGTTAAACAACAACAGCTTTGGGGTGAAACGGGTGGTATCGTCGTCGAAGGTCGGGATATTGGCACCCATGTTTTCCCAGATGCTGAATTAAAAATCTATCTAACTGCTTCAGTTGAAGAAAGAGCAAAGCGCCGTCAGCAAGACCTCAAAAATCAGGGTGAAAAAAGCTTGAGTTTAGAGGAAATGCAACAAACTCTTTCCGAACGAGACTGGAAAGATAGCACCCGCGACATCGCGCCTTTGCAAAAAGCACCAGACGCAATTGAAATTAATACTGATAGTTTGAGCATAGCTGAGGTTACGGCTCGGATTGTTAGCCTCTACCAAGAAAGGGTCGGTGTACAAAACTAA
- a CDS encoding glutamate synthase-related protein encodes MNDSTINTKVHLASSQSTSSQNAGVEENKHHGFPYPGQKWLVEERDACGVGFIANQDNQASHDIVSKALSALACLEHRGGCSADRDSGDGAGVMTAIPWGMVNQWFADNGKPMPDREKIGVGMVFLPKEPARAAVGRQIVEKVLLEENLALLGWREVPVKPEVLGIQARENQPYISQLFVSSENLRGDELNRHLYRVRRRIGRTLETESPLRWSDDFYICSFSNSTIVYKGMVRSAILAEFYLDLKNPHYESAFAVYHRRFSTNTLPKWPLAQPMRLLGHNGEINTLLGNINWMMARQAEISHPVWGEGINDLKPSVDAKNSDSANLDNVLELLVMSGRTPSEALMMMVPEAYQNQPALANYPEIIDFYEYYSGIQEPWDGPALLVFSDGKKVGATLDRNGLRPARYTITRNGLIIVASEAGVVDVPEEDILEKGRLGPGQMIAVDLQSHEVLKNWQIKQRAASAYPYGEWLKSRQTLKPQPFSEKSPLDSQTLLRLQTAFGYTIEDVEMIVHEMASTGKEPTFCMGDDIPLAVLSEKSHLLYDYFKQRFAQVTNPAIDPLREKLVMSLTMKLGERGNLLEVKPEYARLLKIDSPVLGDADLEAIRNSEFATADLSTLVEVNSGPEGLSVAVRSLCQKAAEAVRNGKKILILSDRAGEGIGENYTYIPPLLAVGAVHHYLIAEGLRMKASLIVDTAQCWSTHHFACLIGYGASSVNPYLSWETVRAWWHDPKTQSLMERGKITACTLDKALSNYRKAIEDGLLKILSKMGISLLSSYQGAQIFEAIGIGEDLLNLGFKGTPSRIGGLTVKELATEVMSFHQKAFPAITIKKLENLGFVQYRPGGEYHMNSPEMAKALHKAVSSFANGHSSSGNTNDKEQITNDYYELYRKLLQERPITALRDLLEFTSDRTSIPISEVESVENIVKRFCTGGMSLGALSPEAHEVLAIAMNRIGGKSNSGEGGEDPKRYKILDDVNEEGKSTLFPHLNGLRNGDTASSAIKQVASGRFGVTPEYLMSAQQLEIKIAQGAKPGEGGQLPGKKVSPYIAMLRRSKPGVTLISPPPHHDIYSIEDLAQLIFDLHQINPKAAVSVKLVAEVGIGTIAAGVAKANADIIQVSGHDGGTGASPLSSIKHAGSPWELGLTEVHRVLMENGLRDRVLLRVDGGLKTGWDVVMGALMGAEEFGFGSIAMIAEGCIMARICHTNNCPVGVATQQEQLRKRFTGIPAHVVNFFYFIAEEVRSILAHLGYRSLDEVVGRADLLKMRPEVKLTKTESLNLDCILHLPDTRENRAWLIHEEVHSNGPVLDDQLLNDPDIQAAIREQKEVSKTIRVVNTDRTIGSRLAGAIAAQYGNNGFEGQITLNLVGSVGQSFGAFNLPGMTLNLEGDANDYVGKGMHGGEIAIKPPAGATYDPSQNVIVGNTCLYGATGGTLFALGQAGERFAVRNSAAKAVIEGAGDHCCEYMTGGVIVVLGKVGRNVGAGMTGGLAYFLDEDDSFKEKVNPEIVKVQRVVTPAGEQQLKDLIGSHAARTGSQKAKTILENWAAYLPKFWQLVPPSEADSPEANPEATKELVVTQ; translated from the coding sequence ATGAATGATTCCACGATTAACACAAAAGTGCATCTTGCGAGCAGCCAATCTACCTCTAGCCAAAATGCAGGAGTAGAGGAAAATAAGCATCATGGCTTTCCTTACCCCGGTCAAAAATGGCTGGTGGAAGAAAGAGATGCTTGTGGTGTAGGCTTTATCGCGAATCAAGATAACCAAGCTAGCCACGATATCGTTAGTAAAGCATTATCTGCTTTGGCTTGTTTGGAACATCGCGGCGGTTGTAGCGCAGATAGAGACTCCGGAGATGGCGCTGGCGTGATGACTGCCATTCCTTGGGGAATGGTTAATCAATGGTTTGCAGATAATGGTAAGCCAATGCCCGATCGCGAAAAAATCGGAGTAGGCATGGTATTTTTACCTAAAGAGCCAGCACGAGCAGCAGTAGGGCGTCAAATTGTAGAAAAAGTGTTGCTTGAGGAAAATCTCGCTCTTTTAGGATGGCGGGAAGTACCTGTAAAACCGGAAGTATTGGGGATTCAAGCTAGAGAAAATCAACCGTACATCTCCCAATTGTTCGTATCTTCGGAAAATTTGCGTGGCGATGAATTAAACCGACATCTATATAGAGTGCGTCGCCGTATCGGTAGAACGCTGGAAACGGAATCGCCTTTAAGATGGTCGGATGATTTTTACATTTGCTCGTTTTCTAATAGCACGATCGTATATAAAGGAATGGTGCGATCGGCAATCCTGGCAGAATTCTATTTAGACCTGAAAAATCCTCACTATGAGAGTGCTTTTGCCGTTTATCACCGCCGCTTCAGCACCAACACTTTACCCAAATGGCCATTAGCCCAACCGATGCGTTTGTTGGGACACAACGGAGAAATCAACACTCTGTTAGGTAACATTAACTGGATGATGGCACGTCAAGCCGAAATTTCTCATCCAGTTTGGGGAGAAGGGATTAACGATCTCAAACCATCGGTAGATGCGAAAAATAGCGATTCGGCCAATTTAGACAACGTATTAGAATTGCTGGTGATGTCAGGGCGCACTCCATCAGAAGCCTTGATGATGATGGTGCCAGAAGCTTATCAAAATCAGCCAGCATTAGCTAATTATCCGGAAATTATTGATTTTTACGAATATTACTCAGGCATTCAAGAACCTTGGGATGGCCCTGCCCTGTTGGTATTCAGCGACGGGAAAAAAGTTGGTGCTACACTCGATCGCAACGGCTTGCGCCCCGCCCGTTATACCATCACCCGCAACGGTTTAATTATCGTCGCCTCTGAAGCTGGCGTGGTCGATGTTCCCGAAGAAGATATTTTGGAAAAAGGACGCCTTGGCCCGGGGCAAATGATTGCGGTTGACTTGCAAAGCCACGAAGTTCTCAAAAACTGGCAAATCAAACAACGGGCTGCTTCAGCTTACCCTTATGGTGAATGGTTGAAATCGAGACAAACCCTCAAACCACAACCTTTCAGTGAAAAATCGCCCCTGGATAGCCAAACGTTGCTGCGTTTGCAAACCGCCTTTGGTTACACCATAGAAGATGTGGAAATGATCGTCCACGAGATGGCATCCACTGGCAAAGAACCGACATTTTGTATGGGAGATGACATACCTTTAGCAGTGTTGTCAGAAAAATCCCATTTATTATATGACTATTTCAAACAACGTTTTGCCCAAGTAACTAATCCAGCAATTGACCCGTTGCGGGAAAAGCTGGTGATGTCCTTGACGATGAAATTGGGAGAACGGGGCAATTTGTTGGAAGTGAAGCCGGAATATGCCCGTTTGCTGAAAATAGATTCTCCCGTACTCGGAGATGCAGACTTAGAGGCGATTCGGAACTCGGAATTTGCTACGGCTGATTTATCTACTTTGGTGGAAGTGAATAGTGGGCCAGAAGGATTATCCGTTGCCGTTCGCAGTCTTTGCCAAAAAGCAGCCGAAGCAGTTCGTAATGGCAAAAAGATTTTAATATTGAGCGACAGGGCAGGTGAAGGAATCGGTGAAAATTATACTTATATTCCACCTTTGTTAGCTGTCGGAGCAGTTCATCACTACCTGATTGCGGAAGGTTTGCGGATGAAAGCTTCTCTGATCGTGGATACAGCCCAATGTTGGAGTACTCACCACTTCGCTTGTTTAATCGGTTACGGTGCTTCCTCTGTCAATCCTTATTTGTCTTGGGAAACGGTACGTGCTTGGTGGCACGATCCGAAAACCCAAAGTTTAATGGAAAGAGGGAAGATTACGGCTTGTACTCTGGATAAAGCTTTAAGCAATTATCGAAAAGCGATCGAAGACGGCCTATTAAAAATCCTCTCGAAAATGGGCATTTCTCTGCTTTCCAGCTATCAAGGGGCGCAAATTTTCGAGGCAATTGGGATTGGCGAAGATTTACTCAACTTAGGTTTTAAAGGTACTCCTTCACGCATTGGTGGTTTAACTGTCAAAGAATTAGCGACGGAAGTGATGTCATTCCACCAAAAAGCCTTCCCAGCCATCACGATTAAGAAGTTGGAAAACCTTGGCTTCGTGCAATATCGTCCGGGTGGAGAATACCACATGAATAGCCCGGAAATGGCAAAAGCTTTACATAAAGCTGTTTCGTCATTTGCTAACGGTCATTCGTCATCAGGAAATACTAATGACAAAGAACAAATAACCAATGACTATTACGAACTTTACCGGAAACTACTACAAGAACGTCCGATTACGGCTTTGCGGGATTTACTAGAATTTACGAGCGATCGCACTTCCATCCCTATTTCAGAAGTAGAATCAGTAGAAAATATTGTCAAGCGCTTCTGTACGGGAGGAATGTCCCTCGGTGCTTTGTCTCCAGAAGCCCATGAAGTGCTGGCAATTGCCATGAACCGCATTGGAGGTAAATCTAACTCCGGTGAAGGTGGAGAAGACCCTAAACGCTACAAAATCTTAGATGACGTGAATGAGGAAGGCAAATCTACCTTGTTTCCTCATTTAAATGGGTTGCGAAATGGCGATACTGCTTCTAGCGCCATTAAACAAGTTGCTTCCGGTCGCTTTGGGGTAACTCCCGAATACTTGATGAGTGCCCAGCAATTGGAAATTAAGATTGCCCAAGGCGCAAAACCGGGCGAAGGCGGACAGTTGCCCGGTAAAAAGGTAAGCCCTTATATTGCTATGTTACGGCGATCGAAACCTGGTGTAACTTTAATTTCTCCGCCACCCCACCACGATATTTATTCGATCGAAGATTTGGCACAGTTAATTTTTGACTTGCACCAAATCAATCCCAAAGCAGCCGTATCCGTAAAGCTGGTAGCGGAAGTCGGGATCGGTACGATTGCGGCTGGTGTTGCTAAGGCAAATGCAGATATCATCCAAGTTTCCGGTCACGATGGCGGTACAGGCGCTTCGCCATTGAGTTCGATCAAGCACGCAGGTTCCCCGTGGGAATTGGGATTGACAGAAGTACATCGGGTGTTGATGGAAAATGGTTTGCGCGATCGCGTTTTGCTGCGAGTAGATGGCGGTTTGAAAACCGGTTGGGACGTGGTAATGGGTGCCTTGATGGGCGCTGAAGAATTCGGCTTCGGTTCGATCGCGATGATTGCTGAAGGCTGTATCATGGCTCGCATCTGCCACACGAATAACTGTCCCGTCGGTGTAGCAACCCAGCAAGAACAACTGCGGAAGCGGTTTACTGGTATCCCAGCGCACGTTGTCAACTTCTTCTATTTCATAGCTGAAGAAGTACGTAGCATTCTCGCCCATCTCGGCTATCGATCTTTGGATGAAGTTGTCGGTCGGGCAGACCTCTTGAAAATGCGTCCGGAAGTCAAATTAACTAAAACAGAATCGCTGAATTTAGACTGCATTCTGCACTTACCGGATACGCGAGAAAATCGTGCTTGGTTAATTCACGAAGAAGTGCATAGCAATGGGCCAGTATTGGATGACCAATTATTGAACGATCCAGACATTCAAGCCGCAATTCGAGAACAAAAAGAAGTCAGCAAGACCATTCGAGTTGTCAATACCGATCGCACGATCGGGTCAAGACTCGCGGGTGCGATCGCTGCTCAATATGGTAATAACGGCTTTGAAGGCCAAATTACGCTCAATTTAGTCGGTAGCGTAGGCCAAAGCTTTGGTGCATTCAACCTACCGGGAATGACCTTGAATTTGGAAGGAGATGCTAACGATTACGTAGGTAAAGGGATGCACGGTGGAGAAATTGCCATTAAACCTCCAGCAGGTGCTACCTATGACCCATCTCAAAACGTAATTGTGGGTAACACTTGCCTTTATGGAGCAACTGGCGGTACTCTATTTGCACTAGGTCAAGCAGGAGAACGGTTTGCGGTGCGAAATTCTGCTGCTAAAGCAGTGATTGAAGGTGCCGGCGACCACTGTTGCGAATACATGACCGGTGGAGTAATCGTCGTCTTAGGTAAAGTAGGTCGAAATGTAGGCGCTGGGATGACTGGTGGGTTAGCTTATTTCTTGGATGAAGATGATAGCTTCAAAGAAAAAGTAAATCCGGAAATCGTTAAAGTTCAACGGGTGGTAACTCCTGCTGGAGAACAACAGTTGAAGGATTTGATCGGTTCTCATGCTGCGCGTACTGGTAGCCAAAAAGCTAAGACAATTTTGGAGAATTGGGCAGCGTACTTGCCGAAGTTCTGGCAGCTTGTACCGCCCTCAGAGGCAGATTCTCCAGAAGCTAATCCAGAAGCAACTAAAGAGTTGGTAGTTACTCAGTAA